The Ichthyobacterium seriolicida sequence TCTAATACAAACCCAATTGTACTAACTTTAACCAAAGGATATGACTTAACTGCTGATGTAGAAGCGGGATGGATATTTTGGGCTAATAAAGCTACTACTCTTCCCAATGGAGCTTATTTTGATACGACCAATGCTTCTGGCGGAGCTAATGCTAATAACTTCCCAGCTCATAATCCTACAGAAGAATTTACTTTAGAGGCTGATTTTTATAACAAAAAAGGCTATTCTTTTAAAATAGTAGCTCAGGATGGACGTACGGCTAAATTTTATAGACTAAAATTTGTTGATTTAGCAGCAGTTCCTGTATCTTAATTAGTTACTTTATAAACAACACAACTTGAGAGAGATACTCTTTACAAAAATTCACGAAGCTGTCTCAAAACCAAGGCAGCTTTTTTTATTTACACACTTTATGAGATAATGTCTAAAAACCGCCTCATTTAATTAATGAGACGGCTGTTAAATAATAACAATAATTATACTAATAATCAGATGTTTTATGTGTAGGATGCTCGCTCTTATCAGAGCCACTATAAGGCATTCCTGAATTTTCAAACATATGTATCATGCTAGTTCCTCTTGGCACTTTCCATTTGCTTAAGTCTTGTTTGAAAGATGTAGCACCGCTAAACATTAATCCCATCGAATACATAGACTTACATAAGTCCCATTTACTTATATTTTGATTGAAAGATACAGCATCTTTAAACATCTGGTCCATCTTCATAACATTAGAAACATTCCAAGAACTTATATCTTGATTAAAAGCTGTAGCACTGGTAAACATCCATTCCATATCCTCAACATTAGAAACATTCCAGTTGCCTATATTTTGATTGAAATTTATAGCACCCCTAAACATCTCAGACATACTAGAAACCCTAGAAACATTCCAACTACCTATATTTTGATTGAAAGATGTAGCTCCTTCAAACATCCGTCTCATATACTTAACATTAGATACATTCCAAGAACTTAAATCTTTATTAAAAGCTGTAGCACCTGAAAACATCGCTTCCATAATTTGAACATTAGAAACATTCCAAGAACTTAAATCTTGATTAAAATCTGTAGCACCTGCAAACATGTATTCCATATCTTTAACATTAGAAACGTTCCAGTTATTTAAGTTTTGATTGAAAAATCTAGCAAGTAAAAACATTGAGTTCATCATTTGAACATTAGAAACATTCCAGTTATTTAAGTTTTGATTGAAAAATGTAGCACCCATAAACATTCGATACATACTAGTAACATTAGAAACATTCCAGTTGCCTATATTTTGATTGAAATTTATAGCACCCCTAAACATCGAATTCATATTAGTAACCCCTTCTAAATTAGGCGCTTCTAGAGGTAAGAAAGTTAAGTTTTTGCACCCGTCAAAATACCCTCCGCGATTACCAAATTTTAACTCTCCCCAAGATGAAATACCTATTATCTTTTCTGCATCAGCACAACCTATGATGCTAGAATTATATGCATTACATTTGAAAACTTCTCCGAAGTTAAAACCTTCTATTTTTCCTGTGATAGTGATGGTTTTTTCTCCTGAGTGTAAATACATATGTGAAGCATCGACTATATTGTCGTTCGTGATGCGTTTAGGTTCTGTACCATCTCCCCAGTCTACTATAAAGTCATAGTCTCCTCCATCGTATATAGGCAATTGTATTTTTTCATATGTTCGGTTGGTCCTCCATTTAGAGATAAATTCCTTCTTTAAGGTATAAACCGTTACAGCATAATTAGCAGTGCTTTTCCCATCTTGAGCAGTAACAGTGTAAGTTTTTTCACTACTAAAGTCTTGCGGTGTAGTAGCTTCGGGACTAATACTAGCTCCCTTACATAATTCTATATGAGGAGTTAAACCATTAAGCTCTGCATCATGCGCAACATTTACAGTTACTGTTTTAGTACCATGATCTATAACTCCTGTTACATCTTGAACAATTCTTTTACTACTATTATTTACATCACTAGTTTTAAACTTAAATGATTTCATCTTAGAATTCGACGACTTTACAGTTACACTATATACTTTTGTAGCACCATTTTCAGCTGTTACAGTATAAGTTTGAGCTATACCATAAGTAAAGGTAGTTTCTGCTCCAGAAGCTGGATTTACTGTAGCACTTGGAGACACTACTATTTCAGGTTTTAATTTTACATCATTATCATCTTCTCCATCTAATACTATTGTATAATCATTTCCACCATTTGTAGGACTTATCGTCATATCTGTTGTAACATTTGGAGCAATGATACTATGATCTAACTGTTTAATTTTAAAAGAAGTAATATCTGCCATTGCACTTAACTCACCTATGGTTACATTATAATTTCTAGTAGTTCCATCTTGAGCTGTTACAGTATATACTACAGCTGTACCACGAGTGAAATTTTGTACTACTTCAGCTGCTGGATTTACTGTGGCACTAGCACTGATAGCTATAGTAGGCTTTAGACCTGTTAAATTTGTAATAGTATGTGGCATTTTTGCGATAGTTATAGTCCCTTCCCAATCTGCATTAGAAGGATTATTTATGGTGCCACCATAATCCTGACCATTAAAGCCCTTATCACCATTTTGAGCATGCTCAAATTTAAAACTGCTTATGTCTTTAGTATTAGACAAATCCTTAAAAACAGAAACTGTATACTGTTTTGTTTGACCATCCTGAGCTGTAATGGTATAAGTCTTAGAAGTTGCATAATCATGAATACCTTCAGCTGGACTTATAGTGGCACTAGCATGCTTGGTTATAGTAGGAGTTAAAGCTGTTATGGTTGCTGCAGTAGACACTTTTACCTTTATGGTTCCAGCAGAATTATCAATTGTAACATCTGCCGTTTTACCTCTTTCAGCAGCAGAAGATCTAGTCAATTTTAGACCATCATTAACATTGTTCTCTTTCTTAAACTCAAATTTAGAAATTCTATTATTAGAAGATAAGTCTTTGACATATTTTACCTCATAGACCTTTGTTTTTCCATCTGCAGCAGTTACTGTATAACTTACTGTAGTTGTGGTAATACTGTTTACAGTAGTAGAGACTACTTCTCCCGAAGTAATACTAGCCCCTGTATGAATTATTGTAGGTTTTAGATCAGTTAAAGTTGCAGCATCAGACACGTGTAATGTTATAGTAGAAGTATCAGTAGATTCCGTAATAACGCCCTCTCTATCTCCAAAAATCTTAGTTTCATTTTTAGATTTTTCTAATTTAAAACTGCTTATCTCTTTAGCATTAGACAAATCCGTAGCAATAGACACTGTATACTGTTTTGTTTGACCATCTTCAGCTGTAATGGTATAAACTTTATTACCATTACTATAATTATGAGCTGCAATTTCTGGACTTATAGTAGCACTAGTATGCCTAGTTATAGTGGGGATTAAATCTGTTATATATGCTTCTGTAGATACTTTTACCTTTACGGTTCCAGCAGAATTATCAATTGTAACATCAACTGTTTTACCTTCTTCAGCAATAGAAGACCTAGTTAATTTTAGACCATCATTAACATTACTCTCTTTCTTAAACTCAAATTTAGAAATTCTATTATCAGAAGACAAGCTTTTGACATATTTTACCGCATAAACCTTTGTTGTCTTTCCATCTTCAGCTGTTACTGTATAATTTACTGTAGTTGTTGTAATACTGTTTTCAGTAGTAGAAACTACTTCTCCCGAAGTAATAATAGCCCCTGTGTGAATTATTGTAGGAGTTAAGTCATCTAAATTAGCAGCATCAGATACATGTAATGTTATTGTATTAGCTCCATCAGTTTTAGTAATTTGCCCCACTCTATCTCCAAAAATTTTACCATTATTCTCAGTCTTCTTTAATTCAAAAGAACTAATGGAACAATCACTAGATAAAGCTCTTGTTATGATTACTGTATACTCTTTTTGCGTTCCACCTTTTGTTAAAGTAAATATCTTTTTATAACGTTGAGGAGAAGGCTTTTTAGTAGTTTCTTCCTCTGTAGATTCTTCTATAACTTCAAAATTGACTTCTTCTCCACTAGCAGGGGATATGGTAGTCCCTTCACATAGTTTTATATTAAACTTTAATCCAGTTAATTCAGCAATATGAGGAACTGTTAATGATATAGTATGCTCTTGAGCATTTATCTCAGAAATTATATCAGAACCTAAGTTTTTTCGCTCATTTTCAGAATTCAGTAATTCAAATGAATTTATACATATATCTAAATCATCTTCTATAATGTTCTTTTTATCACAGGAAAAAATAATCGCCGACAACAACACAAAAGAGAAAATAACGCTCTTTACAAAATAATTTTTCTTAAACATAATTAAATTAAGGTTAAAAAATAAGTGTCAATGCCCTACTTTATAAGTAAACCATTGCCCGAAAGCTAGCGCGCTAAGATAGTAGTAATTTTTTACGTTTTAATCTGAGTTCGTCGGTATCATAAGCATACAAAAAGAGCCCAAAACTAAAGGGGATTTCCTTAAATCCGAATAAAATCAAAGGATTCAAGTGTCTTTATTAGTCGAGCTCAGGTTTTTAAAAGGAATGCAAAATGTAGCGCTAAATACCAAAAATTAAAAAAAAAGCTGTTTCATTAATGAAACGGGGCGGCTTCTTCTTCGAATTTTTTAATCAGGGATCTTTAGGATAATTTATCATAAATAGATTTTGAATGTTTATTTTCAAACGGTCTAAATATTCAAAACAGTGATATAACCCAACAAAGACTATATAAAATCACATATAACCTCTCCTTCCTGAGATATTTTTGACAAAGTCACTTTATGTATAGTATTTACTAATTCTGGATTCCAATAGGTTTTTACCTTGACGTAATTTTCAGTGAAGCCGTGTATAAATCCGCTTTTATTTTCAGATTCAAAGAGAACTAGAAACTCCTTGTTTAACTGAGATTCATAAAAGGCTCTTCGTTTTTTGGCTGATAGAGTGCGCAACATTTTACTCCTCTTATTTCTCACTTCTTTGGGTATTACCTCTTTGATATTATCAGCAGCATAAGTATTATCTCGTTCAGAATAAGAAAAGACATGTAAATAAGATATATCAGTGTTTAATATAAAATTATATGTCTCTAAAAACAGTTCTTCAGTTTCTCCAGGGAATCCTACTATTACGTCGGCTCCTATGCAAGCATCAGGCATTATTTTTTTAACAGTATCTATCTTTTTAGAATAGAGATTTGTAAGATAACGCCTCTTCATCCTCCTTAAAATAGTATCACTGCCCGATTGTAGAGGTATGTGAAAATGAGGAACTATTTTACTTGACTTAGATACAAATCGTATGATTTCATTTTTTAATAAGTTCGGTTCTATTGATGAAATTCTAACTCTATCTATGCCTGTTACCTTGTCTAATTCTTGTATCAACTCGAAAAAAGAATTCTTATAAGTCTTATCTCCTGGGTTTAACTTTCCAAAGTCACCTACGTTTACTCCTGTAAGTACTATTTCTTTTATTCCATTATTGGAAATATCTACAGCATTATTTATAACACTTTCTAAAGTATCACTTCTAGACTTCCCTCTAGCTAGTGGAATAGTGCAATATGTGCATTTGTAATCACATCCATCTTGTACTTTCAAAAAGGCACGTGTTTTGTCTCCCATAGAATAAGAACTCACAAAGAAATCTGCATTTCCTATCTCGCAAGAGTGGACTTCTGTCAAGGGCTTTTTAGCGATATCGTTTATATAGTTTAGTATCTTGAATTTTTCAGTAGCACCTAAAACCATATCTACCCCATTTATTTGAGATATCTCCTCTGGTTTGAGTTGAGCATAACAGCCTATGGCTATTAAAAAAGCGTTGGGATTTTTTTTAAGGGCTGATTTTACTACACTTCTAAATTTATTATCAGCGTTTTCTGTTACAGAACAGGTGTTGATTATATATATATCGGCCTTATCTTCGAAAGACACATTTTCATAACCATTTTTGGTGAGATCTCTCGATATAGTAGAAGTCTCTGAAAAATTTAATTTGCACCCTAATGTGTAAAAAGCTACTTTGTTCATGAGATGTATTCTTTTGCTAGTTGCATAGCTCGGGGTAACCCTCCTTGATTTTTACCTCCAGCTATAGCGAAAAAGTCTTGTCCGCCACCCCTGCCATCTATCTCTCTGGAAATTTTTTGAATAATCTCATTAGCACTTAAATTTCTTTCTTTGACTAGATTTTTAGAAATAAAAACTGTGATATTTATCTTGCCGTTGGACACTGATCCAGCTATAAAAAACAAGTTTTGAATCTCTCTGTCTAATTCAAATGCTAAGCTCTTAACAGATTCTGTATCTAGATCTAATTCGGTAGATATAAAATTGATATCTTCCATACGACTTATAGATTTTAAAAGATTAGCCTTTATAGACTTTGTCTTCTCCTTTGTCATAGACAGAATCTTCTTTTTATAAATACTATTTTCTTCCTGTAGATCTGTTATGGCTTTTATGGGATCCGAAGTGTTTTTTAATTTACTCTTTACTTCTTCCAAGAGATTTAATTTTTCTGTAAAAAACTCTTCTGCAGCCGATGATGTTATAGCTTCTACACGTCTGATTCCAGTAGCTATGGATGTCTCCTGTGTTATTTTAAATAAAAATATATCTCCTGTCTGTTTAACATGAGTGCCTCCACATAATTCTATAGAGTCACCAAACTTTATGACTCTCACCAAATCTGAATATTTTTCTCCAAATAGAGCTGTAGCGCCTTGTGCTTTAGCTTCGTCTATTGGAACTTCACGTTTTTCTTCGAGAATTATATTGCTCCTTACTTTATTATTGACGAATTTCTCTACATCTCTTATCTGATCTGGACTTAACTTGGAAAAGTGTGAAAAGTCAAAACGGAGATATTTATCACTGACATATGATCCCTTTTGTTCTACGTGTTGACCTAATATATTTCTAAGTGCCTGGTGTAAAAGATGTGTGGCCGAGTGATTGATCGTTATCTTATTTCTACGAGATTTTTCTACTGCCGCATTAAAAGTATCAGTCGTGTTTTCTGGGATTTCATTTACGATATGAACCGTTAGGTTATTTTCTTTTTTGGTGTCTATTATGGGGATTCTAACATTAGAACTTTCTATATATCCCGTGTCTCCTATTTGCCCCCCACTTTCAGCATAAAAAGGAGTGATATTAAACACTAGCTGATATATATGTTTATCCTTGGTTGTCACCTTTCTGTATTTGGAGATTTTCACCTCACTTGTTAAACAGTCATAACCTATAAATTCCCCTTTGTGATCTTTAATTATCTCTATCCAATCATCAATTTTTACACAAGCGGATTCTCTAGATCTATTTTTTTGTATTTCCATCTCTTTTTTAAACCCTTGTTCATCTAGTTTCATGTGGTGCTCTTTTAGGATCAATCCAGTTAAATCTACTGGGAATCCATAAGTGTCATAGAGCTGGAACACTTTTTCTCCAGAAACAGTATCTCCTTTTGAATCTTTAATCATTTGATCTATTCTAATCATACCTTGTTCTAAGGTTTTAAAGAAAGATTCTTCTTCTTCTTTTATTACGTTTTTTATCAATGTCTTTTTAGCCTTTAGTTCAGTGAAAGTCTCTGACATTTCAATCACTAAGGTGTCGACTATTTTGTATATAAACGGTTGTTTTCTCTCTAAGAAAGTAAATCCATATCTGACAGCTCTTCTCAATATTCGTCTAATGACATAACCAGCACCAGTATTAGAAGGTAATTGTCCATCTGCTATAGAAAAAGCTATAGCACGAAGGTGATCTGCTATGACTCTTATAGCTATATCTGTATCTTCCTTATCGTTGTATTTTTTCCCTGTTATCTCAGATATTTTAGAGATTATAGGTGTAAATATATCAGTGTCGTAACTCGATTTCACTCCTTGTAGAATCATACATAATCTCTCAAATCCCATTCCAGTATCTACGTGCTGCTGAGGAAGTTTTTCTAATACACCATTAGATTTTCGATTATACTGAATAAATACCAGATTCCAAATTTCTATTACTTGAGGATTATCTTTATTTACTAGATCTCTGCCAGGTACAGCTCTTTTTTCATGGTCATCTCTTATATCTATATGTATTTCCGAACAAGGTCCGCAAGGACCAGTAGATCCCATTTCCCAAAAGTTATCTTTTTTACCACATTTTAGGATTCTATCCTTAGGAAGATGTTTTTCCCAGAATGTATGAGCCTCTAAGTCGAGCTCTATACCGTCTTTTTTATCCCCTTCGAAAACAGTCACAAAGAGATCTTTAGGATCTATTTTATATATTTTGGTCAATAATTCCCAAGCCCAATCAATAGCTTCTTGTTTAAAATAATCTCCAAAAGACCAGTTGCCCAACATTTCGAACATAGTGTGATGATAAGTATCTCTACCCACCTCCTCTAAATCGTTGTGTTTTCCAGATACCCTAAGACATTTTTGAGTGTTAGAAACTCTTGGAGCAAAAGGCTTTTCACTATTTAAAAATATGTTTTTAAAGGGATTCATCCCAGCGTTTACAAAGAGTAATGAAGGGTCATCTTTAGAGATAATAGGAGCGGATTCGACTATTTTGTGTTGTTTGTCTTTGAAAAAATCTAAAAACAACCCTCTTATATCTTTTGATTTCATAGTGTTTTTGTGAAATAAATTTTACTTTTGACCCTTGGTATTCAAACCTGCGAAGGTAACTATATTAGACATAATATAAATTTGTGACAAACAAAAAAAACAGATACAAGTACGATCCAAGCAGTCTCTCCTTTATAAAAATAACCAAAAGGCGTAGAGATATACTAATGGAAGTGCTCTTTTTCATCTTATCGTCTTTGCTTTTTGGAAGTATAGCATTTTCCGTAGTATTCCATTTTGTTGATTCTCCAAAAGAGAAAAAAATTAAGAGGGAGTTAAATAATCTGTTGGTTAATTACAATATAATAAACAAAAAAATAAATGAGATAAATTCTGTTTTAGAAATAATGAAAGATAGAGATAATTCCATTTATAGGGTGTTATTAGTAACCGATAGCATCCCCTCGAGTGTGAGGAATGCTGGTTTTGGAGGAATAAATCGCTATAATGAGTTAAAAGGCTTTGATAATTCCCAACTCATAATGTCCACAGTTAGAAAAACAGATATTCTCGCTAAGAAATTGTACATACAGTCAAAATCACTTGATGAGATAACTTCACTCTTGAAGAATAAGAGTAAGATGATAGCCTCTATACCTGCAATACAACCGATCTCCAATAAGGAATTAAAGAGGTTATCATCTGGTTTTGGATATAGAACACACCCTATATATAAGGTGAGAAAAATGCACAGTGGATTAGATTTTGCAGCTCCTGAAGGCACACCCATTTATTCTACAGGTGATGGTATTGTATATGCTGCGAAGTCCCTTACTACTAAAAACAGAAGGTTAAATAATGGATATGGTAACGTAGTTATTATAGATCACGGATATGGGTATAAAACTCTGTACGCACATATGAAAGAGTTTAACGTTAAGAAAGGAGATAAGGTTAAAAGAGGTAATATAATAGGCTATGTAGGTAATACAGGGAGTTCCACAGCGCCCCATCTTCACTATGAGGTGCATAAGAATAATAGAAGAGTAAATCCTATTCATTTCTTTTTTAATGACCTGAGTCCTGAGGAATACGAAGAAATGTTAGAGTTAGGCGCTATAGAGAATCAATCTTTAGATTAGATCGGGATAGTGTTAGTGGGTTTGGACAGAATATGTGTTCTCTGCCTCACAGCCTCGTATAAAAACACTCCGCAAGCTACAGATACATTAAGAGACGATATGCCTTTTTCCATAGGAATGGAAGCCCTTTCTTTTATCTTTTTTAGATATGCAGGCGATATACCATCTTCTTCCGATCCCATAACTATTGCGCTTGGAATACTAAAATCTATCTCGTATAGAGATTTATCAGTTTTTTCTGTTGCTCCTACTACCTGAACCCCACTATCATACAAATAATCTATTGTATTGAGTATATATTTCTCTCTACAAATCGGGATATCGTAGATAGCACCAGCAGATGTCTTTATAGCATCCTCATTTATAAGAGCACTTCCCTTATCGGGGATTATAATGGAATCAACACCTGCACATTTGGCTGTACGTACAATGGATCCAAAATTTCTAACATCTGTCACTCTGTCTAAAATAAGCAGAAGAGGCAGATCTCCTCTTTCATATATCTGTGGAAGAATATCATCTATTTTAAAAAAATCTATAGGAGAGATAAAGGCAAAAACACCTTGGTGATTTTTTCTAGTAAGACTATTTAATTTCTGTAAGGGAACATATACACAATGTATTTTGTTTATCCTTATCATCTCTTTGAGATCTTCTATATTATTGCCTTTTAATCCTTTTTGTATGAATATTTTAATGATTTTTTTCCCAGATTTAATGCACTCCATGATTGGATGTATT is a genomic window containing:
- a CDS encoding BspA family leucine-rich repeat surface protein, with translation MFKKNYFVKSVIFSFVLLSAIIFSCDKKNIIEDDLDICINSFELLNSENERKNLGSDIISEINAQEHTISLTVPHIAELTGLKFNIKLCEGTTISPASGEEVNFEVIEESTEEETTKKPSPQRYKKIFTLTKGGTQKEYTVIITRALSSDCSISSFELKKTENNGKIFGDRVGQITKTDGANTITLHVSDAANLDDLTPTIIHTGAIITSGEVVSTTENSITTTTVNYTVTAEDGKTTKVYAVKYVKSLSSDNRISKFEFKKESNVNDGLKLTRSSIAEEGKTVDVTIDNSAGTVKVKVSTEAYITDLIPTITRHTSATISPEIAAHNYSNGNKVYTITAEDGQTKQYTVSIATDLSNAKEISSFKLEKSKNETKIFGDREGVITESTDTSTITLHVSDAATLTDLKPTIIHTGASITSGEVVSTTVNSITTTTVSYTVTAADGKTKVYEVKYVKDLSSNNRISKFEFKKENNVNDGLKLTRSSAAERGKTADVTIDNSAGTIKVKVSTAATITALTPTITKHASATISPAEGIHDYATSKTYTITAQDGQTKQYTVSVFKDLSNTKDISSFKFEHAQNGDKGFNGQDYGGTINNPSNADWEGTITIAKMPHTITNLTGLKPTIAISASATVNPAAEVVQNFTRGTAVVYTVTAQDGTTRNYNVTIGELSAMADITSFKIKQLDHSIIAPNVTTDMTISPTNGGNDYTIVLDGEDDNDVKLKPEIVVSPSATVNPASGAETTFTYGIAQTYTVTAENGATKVYSVTVKSSNSKMKSFKFKTSDVNNSSKRIVQDVTGVIDHGTKTVTVNVAHDAELNGLTPHIELCKGASISPEATTPQDFSSEKTYTVTAQDGKSTANYAVTVYTLKKEFISKWRTNRTYEKIQLPIYDGGDYDFIVDWGDGTEPKRITNDNIVDASHMYLHSGEKTITITGKIEGFNFGEVFKCNAYNSSIIGCADAEKIIGISSWGELKFGNRGGYFDGCKNLTFLPLEAPNLEGVTNMNSMFRGAINFNQNIGNWNVSNVTSMYRMFMGATFFNQNLNNWNVSNVQMMNSMFLLARFFNQNLNNWNVSNVKDMEYMFAGATDFNQDLSSWNVSNVQIMEAMFSGATAFNKDLSSWNVSNVKYMRRMFEGATSFNQNIGSWNVSRVSSMSEMFRGAINFNQNIGNWNVSNVEDMEWMFTSATAFNQDISSWNVSNVMKMDQMFKDAVSFNQNISKWDLCKSMYSMGLMFSGATSFKQDLSKWKVPRGTSMIHMFENSGMPYSGSDKSEHPTHKTSDY
- the mtaB gene encoding tRNA (N(6)-L-threonylcarbamoyladenosine(37)-C(2))-methylthiotransferase MtaB — protein: MHLMNKVAFYTLGCKLNFSETSTISRDLTKNGYENVSFEDKADIYIINTCSVTENADNKFRSVVKSALKKNPNAFLIAIGCYAQLKPEEISQINGVDMVLGATEKFKILNYINDIAKKPLTEVHSCEIGNADFFVSSYSMGDKTRAFLKVQDGCDYKCTYCTIPLARGKSRSDTLESVINNAVDISNNGIKEIVLTGVNVGDFGKLNPGDKTYKNSFFELIQELDKVTGIDRVRISSIEPNLLKNEIIRFVSKSSKIVPHFHIPLQSGSDTILRRMKRRYLTNLYSKKIDTVKKIMPDACIGADVIVGFPGETEELFLETYNFILNTDISYLHVFSYSERDNTYAADNIKEVIPKEVRNKRSKMLRTLSAKKRRAFYESQLNKEFLVLFESENKSGFIHGFTENYVKVKTYWNPELVNTIHKVTLSKISQEGEVICDFI
- the alaS gene encoding alanine--tRNA ligase, translating into MKSKDIRGLFLDFFKDKQHKIVESAPIISKDDPSLLFVNAGMNPFKNIFLNSEKPFAPRVSNTQKCLRVSGKHNDLEEVGRDTYHHTMFEMLGNWSFGDYFKQEAIDWAWELLTKIYKIDPKDLFVTVFEGDKKDGIELDLEAHTFWEKHLPKDRILKCGKKDNFWEMGSTGPCGPCSEIHIDIRDDHEKRAVPGRDLVNKDNPQVIEIWNLVFIQYNRKSNGVLEKLPQQHVDTGMGFERLCMILQGVKSSYDTDIFTPIISKISEITGKKYNDKEDTDIAIRVIADHLRAIAFSIADGQLPSNTGAGYVIRRILRRAVRYGFTFLERKQPFIYKIVDTLVIEMSETFTELKAKKTLIKNVIKEEEESFFKTLEQGMIRIDQMIKDSKGDTVSGEKVFQLYDTYGFPVDLTGLILKEHHMKLDEQGFKKEMEIQKNRSRESACVKIDDWIEIIKDHKGEFIGYDCLTSEVKISKYRKVTTKDKHIYQLVFNITPFYAESGGQIGDTGYIESSNVRIPIIDTKKENNLTVHIVNEIPENTTDTFNAAVEKSRRNKITINHSATHLLHQALRNILGQHVEQKGSYVSDKYLRFDFSHFSKLSPDQIRDVEKFVNNKVRSNIILEEKREVPIDEAKAQGATALFGEKYSDLVRVIKFGDSIELCGGTHVKQTGDIFLFKITQETSIATGIRRVEAITSSAAEEFFTEKLNLLEEVKSKLKNTSDPIKAITDLQEENSIYKKKILSMTKEKTKSIKANLLKSISRMEDINFISTELDLDTESVKSLAFELDREIQNLFFIAGSVSNGKINITVFISKNLVKERNLSANEIIQKISREIDGRGGGQDFFAIAGGKNQGGLPRAMQLAKEYIS
- a CDS encoding M23 family metallopeptidase gives rise to the protein MTNKKNRYKYDPSSLSFIKITKRRRDILMEVLFFILSSLLFGSIAFSVVFHFVDSPKEKKIKRELNNLLVNYNIINKKINEINSVLEIMKDRDNSIYRVLLVTDSIPSSVRNAGFGGINRYNELKGFDNSQLIMSTVRKTDILAKKLYIQSKSLDEITSLLKNKSKMIASIPAIQPISNKELKRLSSGFGYRTHPIYKVRKMHSGLDFAAPEGTPIYSTGDGIVYAAKSLTTKNRRLNNGYGNVVIIDHGYGYKTLYAHMKEFNVKKGDKVKRGNIIGYVGNTGSSTAPHLHYEVHKNNRRVNPIHFFFNDLSPEEYEEMLELGAIENQSLD
- the rlmB gene encoding 23S rRNA (guanosine(2251)-2'-O)-methyltransferase RlmB yields the protein MNTEDRYISKAFGIHPIMECIKSGKKIIKIFIQKGLKGNNIEDLKEMIRINKIHCVYVPLQKLNSLTRKNHQGVFAFISPIDFFKIDDILPQIYERGDLPLLLILDRVTDVRNFGSIVRTAKCAGVDSIIIPDKGSALINEDAIKTSAGAIYDIPICREKYILNTIDYLYDSGVQVVGATEKTDKSLYEIDFSIPSAIVMGSEEDGISPAYLKKIKERASIPMEKGISSLNVSVACGVFLYEAVRQRTHILSKPTNTIPI